ATGCGAACGTCACGCGAGGTGCGGCGCTACCGCTGCGCAGTCGGGCTGTTCCCACCAGCGGCTGCCCGCTGCGCACTTTCTGTCAGGAGCGACCGGGCGAGCGTAAGGTCCGGGATTGGGCGCGTGTCGAGGAAACGATCGCACACGTCTTCGAGGAGCGTGCGGTCGAACCCACCGGAGTATCGCTCCTCAAGACACGTCCTGTCGATGGCAGTGCGGAGTTCAAAGGTAAGTGACGAGTGAGTACGCGCCAATTCCAACGATTTCGCGAGGCTGTCTACCGCGTCGCCATATCTTGCTCTGCCAAGACCAGCGAGCGCGAGTCCTCTCACGCGTAGGATTTCCGGCGTGTACCAGGAACCTCCCCCTTCTGCGTCTTGCTTGAGAACAGATTCGATGACCGATAAGGCTTCGCTATTCTCTCCGCCGGCCGCCAAGGCCTCGGCCAGGCCAGTGGCGACGGTGGTCGCCATCAATTGGTGACGATGACCGCGGAGGTGCTCCAGGCCCTCTCGCATGCACGCGATGCCACCCTCTTTATCGCCGCCTGCGGTTAGCAACTTACCAGCCAACCCTCGAGCAGCGGCAAGGAATGGGATCAGCGAGCTCCGTTCGCTTTGTGCTTGCAGTTCATCTATGATCTGCGACGCGATGTCGTGATCGCCCGCCCAGTGGAAGACCCATGCCGAGAACATCAACGACATGCAAAGGGTGACTGGATGACCTATCTTCCGCCCCTGGTTGACGGCCTCATGGGCCACCGAAACGGCTCGCGACGTTAGACCTCGGAGCCAGTAGACGCGAGCAAGGGTACCGAGACTGCGGGTATAGTTATCGTACCCGTATTGCAGCAGTTTTGGGTCTTGAGAGCGCGTGATTCCATATGCGGCCTCGCAGTGGACTTGCGCCTTCGCTTGATCGCCGGCCAGATGATATGCCGCACCGAGCATCGCCTCCGACAGGGATAGGTACCCGGGGTCGGCCAGCTTTTCAGCGGCTGAATGAAACTTTGCTGCTTGCGTCAATGCGCTTTGAAAGTCGCCAACTCTGGCCGAGAAAAGCTGGAGACCGCTGAGAATCCGGAGCTTGTAGCTGGTGTCGTTGACGGCCTCGGACAATTCGAGGGCCTTCATCAAAGCACTATGCGTCGCCGTTTTCTCCCCGTCGGTGAACATGCGCGACAGCGCAAGTGCCGTCCAAAGCTCCAACGCATGCCGGCTGGGCTCGGTCTCGGCCGAGGCGATAGCGACTCCTCGTTCGGCCCATTCGCGGCATTCTATCAACAAGGACATGTCGAGGAACAGGCGGGTCGCGCTCGCGGCGATCCGGAGTTTGTCTACAGGCGCTTCGTCCGAAGCAAACGCGAATTCGAGCGCTGTCCTGATGTTCGAGACGGCTTCCTCCCGATCACCGTCGTAGCCTGGCGATGAGTGGGGGCGGGAAGAGAATTTTTCGATGCAATCGCAA
The DNA window shown above is from Bradyrhizobium sp. CB1650 and carries:
- a CDS encoding winged helix-turn-helix domain-containing protein, which codes for MAVALGARAFDILLALLERPQQVVTKKELFDRVWPGVYVDESTLRVHVSALRKVLEGHGSNLKYITNVSGRGYCFAFAVTAIAAAPVSVNSEPFRSRLPVMPAEIVGRESAIEAIASQLIAQRFVSIVGSGGVGKTTTAISVAHSLSDTFADGVCFVDLGLLGDPQSVAFAVASSTNVSPKSGDLLEALLTALSRKRTLIVLDGCEHVAEAAAGLAEAILRRCPDVHLLATSRESLRADGECVHRLQPLECPPDVSGMTAAELLEYPAARLFVGRLSTRGEAPEIAESDVPTIAAICRRLDGIALALELVAGRVDTFGIKGIASLLDSDMALHLSGKRTAVPRHRTLSATIDWSYRLLAENERVVLRRLSVFTGPFSFEAARRVVIDANAAAPHGLLEEFSSLVAKSLITVVMNGPDLRYRLLDTTRARLRHHLMESGEAHEIAVRHADYYCDCIEKFSSRPHSSPGYDGDREEAVSNIRTALEFAFASDEAPVDKLRIAASATRLFLDMSLLIECREWAERGVAIASAETEPSRHALELWTALALSRMFTDGEKTATHSALMKALELSEAVNDTSYKLRILSGLQLFSARVGDFQSALTQAAKFHSAAEKLADPGYLSLSEAMLGAAYHLAGDQAKAQVHCEAAYGITRSQDPKLLQYGYDNYTRSLGTLARVYWLRGLTSRAVSVAHEAVNQGRKIGHPVTLCMSLMFSAWVFHWAGDHDIASQIIDELQAQSERSSLIPFLAAARGLAGKLLTAGGDKEGGIACMREGLEHLRGHRHQLMATTVATGLAEALAAGGENSEALSVIESVLKQDAEGGGSWYTPEILRVRGLALAGLGRARYGDAVDSLAKSLELARTHSSLTFELRTAIDRTCLEERYSGGFDRTLLEDVCDRFLDTRPIPDLTLARSLLTESAQRAAAGGNSPTAQR